A window of Citrus sinensis cultivar Valencia sweet orange chromosome 7, DVS_A1.0, whole genome shotgun sequence contains these coding sequences:
- the LOC102606926 gene encoding amino acid transporter AVT6E: MDSNYTVIPKNSFLELQVYDNDQNPPSRIKSHVKIQTFDEEHDSDSKNFVDHVDNNQDDEHDDYPLISAKSNEGSAVAGAVFNLTTTVIGAGIMALPAAMKVLGLAVGFVLIIFMGILSEVSVELLVRFSVLCKATSYGEVVQYALGRPAKILSEICIILNNAGVLVVYLIIVGDVMSGSLHHTGVFDQWLGKGMWDHRKLLILIVLVVFLAPLCALDRIESLSMSSAASVALAVVFVVVCFFIAFIKLVEGKLDPPRMSPDFGSKKAILDLLVVIPIMTNAYVCHFNVQPIYNELEGRTPQKMNHVGRLTTILCIVVYSSTAISGYLLFGKDTESDVLTNFDKDLGIGYSTALNYIVRVGYIFHLILVFPVVHFSLRQTVDALFFEGSAPLLESRKRSLALTVVLLVLIYFGSTMIPSIWTAFKFTGATTAVSLGFIFPPLVALRLRKEGPGLSLGEKFLSGLMLVLAIVVSFVGVIGNIYSLESKSDD, translated from the coding sequence ATGGATAGTAATTATACAGTTATTCCCAAGAATTCATTTTTAGAGTTACAAGTATACGATAATGATCAAAACCCGCCATCCCGAATAAAATCCCAcgtcaaaattcaaacttttgatGAAGAACACGATTCAGATTCCAAGAATTTTGTTGATCATGTTGATAATAATCAAGATGATGAACATGATGATTACCCCCTTATTAGTGCTAAATCCAATGAAGGGTCTGCTGTTGCTGGTgctgtttttaatttaaccacTACGGTTATTGGTGCTGGGATCATGGCATTGCCTGCTGCAATGAAGGTTCTTGGATTGGCTGTAGGCTTTGTGTTGATTATCTTTATGGGTATCTTATCTGAAGTTAGTGTTGAATTGTTAGTCAGGTTTTCAGTTTTGTGCAAGGCAACATCATATGGGGAAGTTGTGCAATATGCATTGGGAAGGCCCGCCAAGATTTTGTCGgaaatttgtataattttaaataatgctgGTGTTTTGGTGGTGTATTTGATCATTGTAGGAGATGTCATGTCGGGATCACTTCATCATACTGGGGTTTTCGACCAATGGTTGGGGAAAGGGATGTGGGATCatagaaaattattgattttgatagtgTTAGTGGTATTTCTTGCGCCGCTTTGTGCTCTGGATAGGATTGAATCTTTGAGCATGTCTTCAGCTGCTTCAGTAGCTCTTGCTGTCGTGTTTGTCGtggtttgtttctttattgCGTTTATTAAACTTGTTGAAGGAAAACTTGATCCTCCTAGGATGAGTCCGGACTTTGGATCAAAAAAGGCGATTTTGGATCTGCTTGTAGTGATTCCGATTATGACAAATGCATATGTTTGTCACTTCAATGTTCAACCTATCTATAATGAGCTAGAAGGGCGGACCCCCCAGAAGATGAACCATGTTGGAAGACTTACTACTATTCTTTGCATTGTGGTTTATTCATCGACAGCCATATCAGGGTATTTACTTTTCGGAAAGGACACTGAATCTGATGTGCTGACAAATTTTGATAAGGATCTTGGGATCGGTTACAGCACTGCCTTGAATTATATTGTCCGGGTTGGttacatttttcatttgatcCTTGTTTTCCCTGTCGTGCATTTTTCACTACGGCAGACTGTGGACGCCTTATTCTTTGAGGGATCAGCTCCACTTTTGGAGAGTAGAAAGAGGTCTTTGGCTTTGACAGTGGTGCTTCTGGTGTTGATTTACTTCGGTTCTACCATGATTCCAAGCATTTGGACTGCTTTCAAGTTTACAGGGGCAACTACAGCAGTGTCATTGGGTTTTATATTCCCTCCTCTTGTGGCATTAAGATTAAGGAAGGAAGGGCCGGGTTTAAGCCTTGGGGAGAAGTTCCTCTCAGGGCTGATGTTAGTATTGGCTATTGTAGTAAGCTTTGTTGGAGTTATCGGAAACATATATAGCTTGGAAAGCAAGTCTGATGATTGA
- the LOC102612504 gene encoding probable disease resistance protein At5g63020, which yields MGNICQISISCDGAFFNRCLDCFLGKAAYISNLQDNLVALDTELRKLIAAKNDLMRRVNDAERQQMRRLDQVHVWVSRVETVETEAGAFIGDGTQEIEKLCLGGYCSKNCKSSYKFGKQVARKLRDIKTLMGEGVFEVVADKVPEPAVDERPTEPTMVGLQSQLEEVWRCLVEEPVGIVGLYGMGGVGKTTLLTHINNKFLGSPTNFDLVILVVVSKDLRLESIQEVIGEKIGLLNETWKSRRIEQKALDIFRILRGKKFVVLLDDIWQRVDLTKVGVPLPSSQTSASKVVFTTRSEEVCGLMEAHKKFKVQCLSGNDAWELFRQKVGEETLNCHPYILELAQTVTKECGGLPLALITIGRAMACKKTPEEWSYAIQVLRTSSSQFPGLGNEVYPLLKFSYDNLPNDTIRSCLLYCCLYPEDCCISKENLVDCWIGEGLLNGSVTLGSHEQGYHIVGILVQACLLEEVDEDEVKMHDVIRDMALWLACDAEKEKENYLVYAGAGFREAPDVIEWEKLRRLSLMENQIENLSEVPTCPHLLTLFLNNDGLLRIINSDFLQSMPSLKVLNLSRYMGLLELPSGISKLVSLEHLDLSTSLISEIPEELKALVNLKCLNLENTGLLLKIPLQLISHFSRLHVLRMFGNGYFSCGLYPEDSVLFGGGELLVEELLGLKHLEVLSLTLGSSRALQSFLNSHMLRSCTRAMLLQDFKGSTMVDVSGLANLKQLKRLRISDCYELVELKIDYAGEVQHFGFHSLQSFEVNFCSKLKDLTLLVLIPNLKYIAVTDCKAMEEIISVGEFAGNPNAFAKLQYLRIGNLPNLKSIYLKPLPFPCLKKLTVSDCYELKKLPLDSNSAKERKIVIRGAANWWRNLQWEDEATQNAFLSCFQSLA from the coding sequence ATGGGTAACATTTGCCAAATCTCAATCTCGTGCGATGGTGCTTTTTTCAATCGTTGCTTAGATTGCTTCCTTGGAAAAGCAGCATACATAAGTAACCTCCAAGATAATCTTGTTGCCTTGGACACTGAATTGAGGAAACTAATCGCAGCAAAGAACGATCTGATGAGGAGGGTTAACGATGCTGAACGGCAACAAATGAGAAGGCTGGACCAAGTGCATGTGTGGGTTTCAAGGGTGGAAACTGTTGAAACGGAAGCTGGTGCATTTATTGGAGACGGCACTcaagaaattgagaaattatgTCTTGGAGGCTACTGTTCCAAGAACTGCAAGTCAAGCTACAAGTTTGGGAAACAAGTGGCTAGAAAGCTGAGAGACATCAAGACTTTAATGGGCGAAGGAGTTTTTGAGGTGGTGGCTGATAAAGTACCAGAACCTGCTGTAGATGAGAGACCCACTGAGCCAACCATGGTAGGCTTGCAATCACAACTTGAAGAAGTTTGGAGATGTCTTGTAGAAGAACCAGTTGGAATTGTTGGCCTATATGGCATGGGCGGTGTCGGTAAAACTACACTATTGACCCATATCAACAACAAATTTCTTGGGAGTCcaacaaattttgatttagtgATATTGGTCGTAGTGTCAAAAGACCTGCGACTCGAAAGCATTCAAGAAGTTATTGGGGAGAAGATAGGTTTGCTGAATGAAACATGGAAGAGTAGAAGAATTGAACAGAAAGCTCTTGACATCTTTAGGATTTTGAGGGGGAAGAAGTTTGTTGTGTTGCTAGACGACATATGGCAGCGGGTTGATTTAACAAAAGTGGGCGTCCCTCTTCCTAGTTCACAAACTAGTGCATCAAAAGTGGTATTCACAACCCGTTCCGAAGAAGTTTGTGGTTTGATGGAAGCTCACAAGAAGTTTAAAGTGCAGTGCTTATCAGGCAATGATGCTTGGGAATTGTTTCGACAAAAAGTTGGGGAAGAAACTCTGAACTGCCATCCTTATATTCTTGAGCTAGCCCAAACAGTGACCAAAGAATGTGGGGGTTTGCCACTCGCTCTTATTACCATTGGCCGAGCCATGGCTTGCAAGAAAACACCTGAAGAATGGAGTTACGCAATTCAGGTGTTAAGAACGTCAAGTTCTCAGTTTCCAGGTTTGGGAAACGAGGTTTATCCTCTTTTGAAATTCAGTTACGATAATTTGCCAAATGACACAATTAGATCTTGTCTCTTATATTGTTGTCTATATCCAGAAGATTGTTGTATTTCTAAAGAGAATTTGGTAGACTGTTGGATTGGAGAGGGTCTTTTGAATGGAAGTGTCACGTTAGGATCTCATGAGCAAGGATACCACATTGTGGGCATTCTTGTTCAAGCTTGTTTACTGGAGGAGGTAGATGAAGACGAAGTAAAAATGCATGACGTGATTCGGGACATGGCATTGTGGTTAGCTTGTGACGCTGAAAAGGAGAAAGAGAACTATTTGGTTTATGCAGGTGCTGGATTTAGGGAGGCGCCAGATGTCATAGAATGGGAAAAGTTGAGGAGATTGTCATTGatggaaaatcaaattgagaaTCTATCGGAGGTTCCTACATGCCCTCATCTCCTTACCTTATTTCTTAACAATGACGGCCTCTTACGGATAATCAACAGTGACTTCTTGCAGTCTATGCCTAGTCTCAAAGTTTTAAACCTCTCACGTTACATGGGATTATTGGAATTACCTTCGGGGATTTCAAAGTTGGTTTCACTTGAACACCTTGATCTTTCCACCTCACTTATATCTGAGATTCCTGAAGAGTTAAAGGCGTTGGTAAATCTTAAATGTCTGAATTTGGAAAACACTggtcttttattaaaaattccTCTGCAACTAATATCTCATTTTTCAAGGTTACATGTGCTGAGAATGTTCGGTAATGGTTATTTTTCGTGCGGCCTTTATCCAGAAGACAGCGTTTTATTCGGTGGGGGAGAACTCTTAGTAGAGGAGTTGCTTGGTCTGAAACATCTAGAGGTATTGAGCTTGACCTTGGGAAGTTCTCGTGCCCTCCAAAGTTTTTTGAACTCACATATGCTACGAAGTTGTACTCGAGCTATGCTCCTCCAAGACTTCAAAGGTTCGACTATGGTTGATGTTTCTGGCTTGGCAAATCTGAAGCAGCTAAAAAGATTACGGATTTCAGACTGTTATGAATTGGTAGAATTGAAGATTGATTATGCAGGGGAAGTACAACATTTTGGTTTCCACAGCCTTCAGAGTTTTGAAGTAAACTTTTGCTCTAAATTGAAGGACTTGACACTCCTTGTTTTGATTCCAAACCTCAAGTACATTGCAGTAACAGATTGCAAGGCTATGGAAGAAATCATAAGTGTGGGAGAATTTGCTGGAAATCCAAACGCATTTGCAAAACTCCAGTATCTTAGAATAGGAAATCTGCCAAATCTGAAGAGCATTTACTTGAAGCCCTTGCCCTTCccatgtctaaaaaaattgactgtAAGTGACTGCTATGAGCTGAAGAAGCTTCCACTCGATTCCAACAGTGCAAAGGAGCGTAAAATTGTTATTCGTGGAGCTGCAAACTGGTGGAGAAATCTTCAGTGGGAGGATGAAGCCACTCAAAATGCTTTTCTTTCCTGTTTTCAATCTTTAGCATAG